In Penaeus monodon isolate SGIC_2016 chromosome 8, NSTDA_Pmon_1, whole genome shotgun sequence, one DNA window encodes the following:
- the LOC119576046 gene encoding aldehyde dehydrogenase family 16 member A1-like: MAGTVAAGAAGDETVAKIFETMEYGPAPEDAKVAQAWLDDHGRKFGHFINNQWVCPEGRKTYETKDPCNDKVLASTIQGTQEDVDQAVGAAKEAFQSWSSLSGHARARYLYSIARHIQKHSRLLAVVESLDNGKTIRETRDCDVPLVVRHLYYHAGWAQLMDSEMKGWKPVGVVGAIVPWNFPVMLLAWKVCPALAMGNTVVLKPATNTRLSALLFAEICAEAGLPKGVFNVVTGGGAMGSLLATHPDVDKVGFTGSTEVGQILRRATAGTGKKLSLELGGKSPVIVFESADLDSAVEGVVDAIWFNQGQVCSAGSRLLVQEPVFDKFINKLKRRMEKMRLGSSLDKGFDMGAIIDPCQKKFIAEYVEEARKEGAEVFQVEAPPGCFYPPTLITDVGTTSKTVVEEIFGPVLVAMPFRTAKEAIALANNTIYGLGSSVFTEQMTLAIETAKMIKAGAVWINCHNMFDAAAGFGGYKQSGYGRDGGKEGLFEYVKPSWQGRLSFVPPEIDLKKFGASYTADRPSISPAMPEIISGDKTLPLIDKTYKLYYGGAQKRPDGNYCRVIKNAEGKAYALVGESNRKDVRNAVEAAAKAQPGWDKRSGFNRSQILFYLAENLEQRRQEFVDHLTVLTGKSTTESEKEVDATLARLFHWAAFCDKYGGAVQETQLYGTVLRIHEPLGVIGVACPDEAPLLGFISLVAPAIARGNAVVVVPSEKYPSVALALYQVLETSDVPGGVINILTGARDHIAKYLAEHQDLQSMWYFGSLEGSKFVEHTSAVNVKRTWVNYGMKRDWFDSEQGQGEEFLYHAIQAKNIWLTMGDIFAN, from the exons ATGGCAGGGACGGTCGCGGCTGGCGCGGCGGGCGACGAGACGGTGGCCAAGATCTTCGAAACCATGGAATACGGACCCGCTCCCGAGGATGCCAAAGTGGCGCAG GCGTGGCTGGATGACCATGGCCGCAAGTTTGGCCACTTCATCAATAACCAGTGGGTGTGTCCAGAAGGCCGTAAGACATATGAGACCAAAGACCCATGCAATGACAAGGTTCTGGCCTCAACCATCCAAGGGACCCAGGAAGATGTTGACCAGGCCGTAGGTGCAGCCAAGGAAGCATTTCAGTCGTGGAGTTCCTTATCTGGCCATGCAAGGGCTCGTTACCTGTACAG CATTGCCCGCCATATCCAGAAGCATTCCCGCCTCTTAGCTGTTGTAGAGTCCCTGGACAATGGCAAGACCATCCGAGAGACGCGCGATTGTGATGTTCCCCTTGTGGTGCGCCATCTCTACTACCATGCAGGATGGGCACAGTTAATGGACTCCGAGATGAAGGGGTGGAAGCCCGTTG gTGTGGTTGGTGCAATCGTCCCATGGAACTTCCCAGTGATGTTGTTGGCATGGAAAGTGTGTCCTGCTTTAGCTATGGGGAATACTGTGGTCCTGAAGCCAGCTACAAACACCCGCCTCTCTGCTTTGCTCTTCGCCGAAATTTGCGCTGAGGCTGG CCTCCCCAAAGGAGTCTTCAATGTGGTGACAGGAGGAGGAGCCATGGGATCCCTCCTTGCCACACACCCCGATGTTGACAAAGTAGGGTTTACGGGATCTACGGAGGTCGGCCAGATTCTTAGAAGAGCTACTGCAGGCACAGGCAAGAAGCTGTCCCTTG AACTTGGTGGCAAGAGCCCTGTCATTGTGTTTGAATCAGCTGACCTAGATTCTGCTGTAGAGGGTGTTGTTGATGCAATCTGGTTCAATCAGGGTCAA GTCTGTTCTGCAGGCTCTCGTCTCCTTGTTCAAGAGCCTGTCTTTGACAAGTTTATTAATAAGTTGAAGCGAAGGATGGAGAAGATGCGTTTGGGATCTTCCCTTGATAAGGGCTTTGACATGGGGGCCATTATTGATCCTTGCCAGAAGAAATTTATTGCAGAATATGTTGAAGAGGCTAGAAAAGAAGGAGCTGAG GTGTTCCAAGTAGAGGCACCACCTGGCTGTTTTTACCCACCAACCCTGATCACCGATGTTGGCACCACGTCGAAAACTGTTGTGGAAGAGATCTTTGGTCCCGTGCTAGTTGCTATGCCCTTTag aaCTGCAAAGGAAGCCATTGCACTTGCCAACAACACCATCTATGGCTTAGGTTCATCTGTATTTACAGAACAAATGACCTTGGCCATTGAGACAGCCAAGATGATAAAG GCTGGTGCTGTGTGGATCAATTGCCACAACATGTTTGATGCTGCAGCAGGCTTTGGGGGTTATAAGCAGAGCGGCTACggcagagatggagggaaggagg GACTCTTTGAATATGTCAAACCATCATGGCAAGGACGCTTGAGCTTTGTCCCGCCTGAGATTGACCTCAAGAAGTTTGGTGCTTCATACACAGCAGATCGTCCGTCTATCAGCCCAGCCATGCCAGAG ATTATTAGTGGAGATAAAACTCTACCCCTTATTGATAAAACGTACAAACTCTACTATGGTGGAGCCCAAAAACGTCCTGATGGAAACTACTGTCGTGTCATCAAAAATGCTGAAGGAAAAGCCTATGCTCTTGTCGGTGAAAGTAACAG GAAAGATGTCCGTAATGCAGTGGAAGCTGCAGCCAAGGCCCAGCCAGGATGGGACAAGCGCAGCGGATTCAACCGTTCGCAGATCCTCTTCTACTTGGCAGAAAACCTGGAGCAGCGCCGCCAGGAGTTTGTAGACCATCTCACGGTACTGACTGGGAAGAGCACCACAGAGTCTGAGAAGGAAGTAGATGCAACCTTGGCCCGTCTCTTCCACTGGGCAGCCTTCTGTGACAAGTATGGGGGAGCTGTGCAGGAGACACAGCTCTATGGGACGGTGCTGAGGATCCATGAGCCTCTGGGAGTGATTGGGGTGGCATGTCCAGATGAAGCTCCTCTCTTAGGGTTTATCTCTCTCGTTGCACCAGCTATTGCCCGGGGGAATGCTGTGGTTGTCGTTCCCAGTGAGAAGTATCCCTCTGTTGCTTTGGCTTTGTATCAG GTGCTGGAAACCTCTGATGTTCCAGGAGGAGTAATCAACATTTTGACTGGGGCCCGGGACCACATAGCCAAGTATTTGGCAGAGCATCAGGATCTCCAGTCCATGTG